A region of the Curtobacterium flaccumfaciens pv. betae genome:
CGTGGACCGAACTCCTCGAGCGGGGTGCGTGACGTGGCAGGACGAACGTTTGCGATCGTGCAGGAGTACGTCCCCGAGTACCGCGCGCCGTTGTTCGACCGGTTGGCCGAGGCGCTGTCGGAAAGGGGCGACGAGCTCACCGTCTTCGCCGGGAACCCGGCCGGCGCGCTCGCTCAGCGCCGGGACGGCGTGCAGGAGCGGCCGTGGCTGCGGAGGATCCGCCAGCGGGAGCTCCGGCTGTTCGGGAAACGGCTGACCCTCCGCGTGCTGCCGCGCGACGTGTGGCGAGCGGACCTGATCGTCGTGGAGCAAGCTCGACGGAACCTCGATCTGCCGCTGCTGTTGCTCTGGAACCGGACAGCGCGGAAGACGGCGTTGTGGGGCCACGGTGCCGATGTCGTCAAGGTGCCGTCCCGCTTCGAGCGGTTGTACAGCCGCCTGATCACGCGGAAGGCCACGTGGTTCTTCGCCTACACGCCGGCAGGTGCCGAGTGGGCTGCCGCGATCGGCCGGGACCCACAGCGAACCACCGTCCTGCACAACAGCACCGACGTCCGGCAGCTTCGCGAGGAGCTCGCGGCCGTCGATGCGACGAACGCGGAGGGTCAGGTGGCCTTCATCGGCGGCCTCGACGACAGCAAGAAGATCGTCGAGCTGATCGCGATCGCAGAGGCTGCGCACCGCGCGGATCCGGATTTCCGCCTGGTGGTCGGCGGCGACGGACAGCTTCGCCCCGCGGTCGAGTCCGCGGCGGCCCGCTTCGCGTGGCTCGACTACCGCGGTGCGGTGTCCGGAGCCGCGAAGGCGGTGCTGCTGCGCGAGAGCGACCTGCTTCTGCTGCCCGGAC
Encoded here:
- a CDS encoding glycosyltransferase; amino-acid sequence: MQEYVPEYRAPLFDRLAEALSERGDELTVFAGNPAGALAQRRDGVQERPWLRRIRQRELRLFGKRLTLRVLPRDVWRADLIVVEQARRNLDLPLLLLWNRTARKTALWGHGADVVKVPSRFERLYSRLITRKATWFFAYTPAGAEWAAAIGRDPQRTTVLHNSTDVRQLREELAAVDATNAEGQVAFIGGLDDSKKIVELIAIAEAAHRADPDFRLVVGGDGQLRPAVESAAARFAWLDYRGAVSGAAKAVLLRESDLLLLPGRVGLVALDSLVAGRPIVTLASSLHGPEFGYLEPGRTCVVADGVEDAARSIVRLLRDRQELVTMQERCHRVSEEYSVEKMAHHFQDGLNAAIKDDDE